From the Primulina tabacum isolate GXHZ01 chromosome 15, ASM2559414v2, whole genome shotgun sequence genome, one window contains:
- the LOC142528022 gene encoding heavy metal-associated isoprenylated plant protein 39, whose product MKKLVLKLDLQDGKDKRKALKTVSTLSGIDEIAIDVKGKKLTVIGSVDPVSVVSKLRKKNWPTDIISVGPAKEPEKKEEPEKEQPKKDELTKEEPKKEEIKKEEPKKEEAKKDEKKTEPEVLVWPVMPHKAYYPPMNTYYYVHHSMEENPNACAIS is encoded by the exons ATGAAG AAGTTGGTCTTGAAATTGGATTTACAAGATGGCAAAGACAAGAGGAAGGCTTTAAAAACTGTGTCGACTCTTTCGG GAATTGATGAAATCGCTATTGATGTGAAAGGAAAAAAACTAACAGTAATTGGATCGGTTGATCCCGTGAGTGTGGTGAGCAAATTACGAAAAAAGAATTGGCCAACCGACATCATCTCCGTTGGACCAGCCAAAGAACCTGAGAAGAAAGAGGAGCCAGAGAAAGAACAACCCAAAAAAGATGAGCTGACGAAAGAAGAACCCAAAAAAGAGGAGATAAAGAAAGAAGAGCCGAAAAAAGAAGAAGCCAAGAAGGACGAGAAAAAGACTGAACCGGAGGTATTAGTCTGGCCAGTTATGCCACACAAAGCATACTACCCTCCGATGAACACGTACTACTACGTGCATCACAGCATGGAAGAGAACCCGAACGCCTGCGCTATCAGCTGA
- the LOC142527170 gene encoding 1-aminocyclopropane-1-carboxylate synthase-like, which translates to MELKGSSNLSKLATGNDHGENSLYFEGWKAYDNDPFHPTRNPKGVIQMGLSENQLSVELIEDWIKKNPGASICTPEGILAFKDIANFQDYHGLPEFRNAVAKFMWKVRGGLAGFDPERIVMAGGATGASELLMFCLADPGDGFLVPSPCYPAFDRDLRWRTGVQLLYVNCKSSNNFQLTQQSLENAYENARKANIKVKGLIIANPSNPLGTTMDKATFKMLVKFINDKKIHLVCDEIYSATVFCGPKLVSVSEIIEEMECDRDLIHIVYSLSKDMGLPGFRVGIVYSYNDKVVSCARKMSSFGLISSQTQYFLASMLSDEEFVEKYLSESAIRLANQHDLFTRGLDEVGIKCLESNAGLYVWMDLRPLLKEATFEGEMDLWRVIISDVKLNVSPGSSFHCHEPGWFRVCFANMDIKTMRIALGRIRKFVVQENDQVRQVKKQKKTSEGHLTLNFSSQMYDETWVVSSPRLLSPRSPLPQSPLLRART; encoded by the exons ATGGAGCTAAAGGGTAGTTCAAATTTGTCAAAGCTAGCCACTGGCAACGATCATGGTGAAAACTCTCTGTATTTCGAAGGATGGAAAGCTTATGACAATGATCCCTTCCACCCCACAAGAAATCCTAAAGGAGTTATACAGATGGGACTTTCTGAAAATCAG CTTTCTGTGGAGTTGATTGAGGATTGGATCAAGAAAAATCCCGGAGCTTCAATCTGTACTCCTGAAGGAATACTCGCATTCAAGGATAttgcaaattttcaagattatcATGGCTTGCCTGAATTTAGAAAT GCGGTGGCGAAGTTCATGTGGAAAGTGAGAGGGGGACTAGCTGGCTTTGATCCAGAACGCATAGTAATGGCTGGTGGAGCCACCGGAGCCAGTGAGCTGCTAATGTTCTGCTTGGCCGATCCAGGAGACGGATTCTTGGTCCCCTCGCCTTGTTATCCGGC ATTTGATAGGGATTTACGATGGAGAACTGGGGTGCAACTACTGTATGTAAACTGCAAAAGCAGCAACAATTTCCAGCTAACCCAACAGTCCCTAGAAAACGCATATGAAAATGCACGGAAAGCAAACATCAAGGTGAAAGGCCTAATCATAGCAAATCCCTCCAATCCATTAGGCACAACAATGGATAAGGCAACCTTCAAAATGCTGGTGAAGTTCATAAATGACAAGAAAATTCACCTCGTGTGCGACGAAATATACTCGGCCACAGTCTTTTGTGGCCCAAAATTGGTCAGCGTTTCTGAGATAATCGAAGAAATGGAATGTGATCGTGACCTGATACACATCGTGTACAGTTTGTCTAAAGACATGGGGCTTCCGGGATTCAGGGTCGGCATAGTGTACTCCTACAACGACAAAGTTGTGAGCTGTGCTCGTAAGATGTCGAGCTTCGGGCTAATCTCGTCACAGACTCAATATTTTCTAGCATCCATGCTATCAGACGAGGAATTTGTCGAGAAATATCTCTCCGAGAGCGCGATAAGACTAGCGAACCAGCATGACTTGTTCACCCGAGGGTTGGATGAAGTAGGGATCAAGTGTTTAGAAAGCAATGCAGGGTTATATGTTTGGATGGACTTGAGGCCATTATTAAAAGAGGCAACATTTGAAGGTGAAATGGATCTTTGGAGGGTTATCATAAGCGACGTGAAGCTTAACGTGTCGCCAGGGTCGTCGTTTCACTGCCACGAGCCAGGTTGGTTTAGGGTTTGCTTCGCGAACATGGACATCAAAACGATGAGAATCGCTCTTGGGAGAATTAGGAAGTTTGTAGTTCAAGAAAATGATCAAGTACGACAAGTGAAGAAGCAAAAGAAGACCAGCGAAGGACACCTCACCCTaaatttttcttcacaaatgtaTGATGAAACTTGGGTGGTTTCGTCACCTCGTTTGCTGTCCCCTCGCTCTCCACTCCCTCAATCGCCCCTCCTTCGTGCAAGGACCTAG